One Glycine max cultivar Williams 82 chromosome 1, Glycine_max_v4.0, whole genome shotgun sequence genomic window, GACCTTCAGTTTCTTCTAACGTGGAGAATGAATGTTATGATGATAATGAGAGCGTCATTCCTCTCCTCCCTCTCATTCCTGTTGAGGAGGAACAAGAGTCAGTAGAGGATACTGAACCTGACTTTCCCACCAAAAAATTGCAGTCACAAAACTTGCAGCAGCAATATATACCACCAGCAACATCTCTCATTAACCCACAATGCAACAATATTAATTCACGTTGCAGTGGAAAACCACTACCTGCAACATCTTCTGAGTCAGATATAGTTGCAGCAGCTTCTGCTGCTGCTGTAGCTGCCATTATAAAAAGCAATGAGCAAGGAAGCTTGATTGATATGGATTTGCTCCGTAAATTATTTACTGACCCAACAATGATTGAAAAGTTAATTGAGCAAAATAGAACTGCTACCACCACTGTCAGTGCACCCTCAAATATTTTGAGTATACCAACTTCTTATTCTAAACCTGCAGCTGTAGCTTCTGAGACTAAACCAACTGCACCAACAACCACAATGGGTTTATGGCCTACTTCTGTGACAAGGAAAGCAACACATGAAAAGCCATCAATTACATCTGTTCCATCTGTTTCTTTGGCTATGCCTTTAACTCCTCAAACAGTAACAA contains:
- the LOC102665542 gene encoding zinc finger CCCH domain-containing protein 45, with the protein product MRVLEEVYPRISAIPDGPSVSSNVENECYDDNESVIPLLPLIPVEEEQESVEDTEPDFPTKKLQSQNLQQQYIPPATSLINPQCNNINSRCSGKPLPATSSESDIVAAASAAAVAAIIKSNEQGSLIDMDLLRKLFTDPTMIEKLIEQNRTATTTVSAPSNILSIPTSYSKPAAVASETKPTAPTTTMGLWPTSVTRKATHEKPSITSVPSVSLAMPLTPQTVTRHKPQSTHRPVKKNIPHMPNGVLPSLNTHSPQQGLKRAAPLASVSSSEFKTVAVPSVSANMHSVAKQMKSTTSGAVKDVNYYRSLVKEHGTHKQGKKSLRNLQGLKRSQGEVKFKSKKPCIYFGTPRGCRNGSDCPFQHDMPNQWEAGNVLMAQNAKRLKVGREI